A stretch of the Streptomyces ortus genome encodes the following:
- a CDS encoding amino acid ABC transporter permease produces the protein MFDFLEGYNLWEAFWTTVQLTVLSAVGSLIWGTLLAAMRVGPVPLMRGFGTAYVNIVRNIPLTVIILFTSLGLNQTFEVTLGSDMTDTTNFRLAVLGLIAYTSAFVCEALRSGINTVPVGQAEAARALGLNFTQVLTLVVLPQAFRSVVGPLANVLIALTKNTTVAAAIGVAEAALLMKEMIENEAQLVLISAVFAFGFVCLTLPTGLILGWVSKKVAVKR, from the coding sequence GTGTTCGATTTTCTTGAAGGTTATAACCTGTGGGAAGCCTTCTGGACGACGGTGCAACTGACCGTCCTGTCCGCCGTCGGCTCCCTGATCTGGGGAACTCTGCTGGCCGCCATGCGGGTCGGCCCGGTACCTCTTATGCGCGGTTTCGGTACCGCCTACGTCAATATCGTGCGGAACATTCCGCTGACGGTCATCATCCTGTTCACGTCCTTGGGTCTCAACCAGACGTTCGAGGTCACACTCGGCTCGGACATGACCGACACCACCAACTTCCGGCTCGCGGTGCTCGGTCTGATCGCGTACACCTCGGCGTTCGTGTGTGAGGCGCTGCGGTCGGGCATCAACACGGTGCCCGTCGGCCAGGCCGAGGCCGCACGTGCCCTCGGTCTGAACTTCACGCAGGTGCTCACCCTGGTCGTGCTGCCGCAGGCGTTCCGTTCGGTCGTCGGTCCGCTGGCGAACGTCCTGATCGCGCTGACGAAGAACACCACGGTGGCCGCCGCGATCGGCGTCGCCGAGGCGGCGCTGCTGATGAAGGAGATGATCGAGAACGAGGCGCAACTCGTCCTGATCTCCGCGGTCTTCGCGTTCGGATTCGTGTGTCTGACACTGCCGACCGGTCTGATCCTCGGCTGGGTGAGCAAGAAGGTGGCGGTGAAACGATGA
- a CDS encoding glutamate ABC transporter substrate-binding protein, whose protein sequence is MKLRRVTAASAAVLALAVAATACGSDDKDDSGSSSGGGSKKITIGIKFDQPGIGQKTPDGYTGFDVDVATYVAKQLGYDENQIQWKEAKSADRETMLQRGDVDFIAASYSINDERAAKVDFAGPYLLAHQDILVRADEKDIKSPKDLNSKKLCSVAGSTSAQNVKDKLAPKAQLQQYQTYSQCLTGLQSGAIDALTTDDSILAGYASQANFKGKFKLGGFKMTNENYGIGVKKGSDLKGKIDTALEKMVSDKSWDKAVEANFGPAGYKNEPAPKIGNVVK, encoded by the coding sequence ATGAAGCTCCGCAGGGTCACCGCCGCCTCGGCCGCCGTCCTCGCTCTCGCTGTCGCCGCCACCGCGTGCGGTTCCGACGACAAGGACGACAGCGGCTCCTCCTCCGGGGGCGGCAGCAAGAAGATCACCATCGGCATCAAGTTCGACCAGCCCGGCATCGGCCAGAAAACGCCGGACGGCTACACGGGCTTCGACGTGGATGTCGCGACGTACGTCGCCAAGCAGCTCGGCTACGACGAGAACCAGATCCAGTGGAAAGAAGCGAAGAGCGCCGACCGCGAGACCATGCTCCAGCGTGGTGACGTCGACTTCATCGCCGCCTCCTACTCGATCAACGACGAGCGCGCCGCGAAGGTCGACTTCGCCGGCCCGTACCTCCTCGCCCACCAGGACATCCTCGTCCGCGCCGACGAGAAGGACATCAAGTCGCCGAAGGACCTCAACAGCAAGAAGCTGTGTTCCGTGGCGGGCTCGACCTCCGCGCAGAACGTCAAGGACAAGCTCGCCCCGAAGGCCCAGCTCCAGCAGTACCAGACGTACTCCCAGTGTCTGACCGGTCTGCAGAGCGGCGCGATCGACGCGCTGACCACGGACGACTCGATCCTCGCCGGTTACGCCTCGCAGGCGAACTTCAAGGGCAAGTTCAAGCTCGGCGGCTTCAAGATGACCAACGAAAACTACGGCATCGGCGTCAAGAAGGGCAGCGACCTCAAGGGCAAGATCGACACCGCCCTGGAGAAGATGGTCTCCGACAAGTCGTGGGACAAGGCCGTCGAGGCCAACTTCGGTCCGGCCGGCTACAAGAACGAGCCCGCTCCGAAGATCGGCAACGTCGTCAAGTAA
- a CDS encoding amino acid ABC transporter ATP-binding protein has product MTEVSVTKDALPATDDLVVLKNVNKHFGALHVLQDIDLTIARGEVVVVIGPSGSGKSTLCRAINRLESIESGSITIDGKPLPEEGKALARLRADVGMVFQSFNLFAHKTVLENVMLGQLKVRKADKKEAEEKARGLLDRVGVSAQADKYPAQLSGGQQQRVAIARALAMGPKVMLFDEPTSALDPEMINEVLEVMQQLARDGMTMVVVTHEMGFARSAANRVVFMADGRIVEEAVPDQFFSNPRSDRAKDFLSKILHH; this is encoded by the coding sequence ATGACCGAAGTATCGGTGACCAAGGACGCCCTGCCCGCGACCGACGATCTGGTCGTACTGAAGAACGTCAACAAGCACTTCGGTGCGTTGCATGTACTTCAGGACATCGATCTGACGATCGCCCGTGGTGAGGTTGTCGTGGTCATCGGACCCTCCGGGTCCGGAAAGTCCACCCTGTGTCGCGCGATCAACCGTCTGGAGTCCATCGAGTCGGGATCGATCACGATCGACGGGAAGCCGCTGCCCGAAGAGGGCAAGGCACTCGCCCGCCTGCGTGCCGACGTGGGCATGGTGTTCCAGTCGTTCAACCTGTTCGCGCACAAGACAGTGCTCGAAAACGTGATGCTGGGCCAGCTCAAGGTTCGTAAGGCGGACAAGAAGGAAGCCGAGGAGAAGGCCCGCGGTCTGCTCGACCGGGTGGGTGTCTCCGCCCAGGCCGACAAGTACCCGGCGCAGCTCTCCGGCGGACAGCAGCAGCGTGTCGCGATCGCCCGGGCGCTGGCGATGGGCCCCAAGGTCATGCTCTTCGACGAGCCGACGTCGGCTCTCGACCCGGAGATGATCAACGAGGTTCTGGAAGTCATGCAGCAGCTCGCGCGTGACGGAATGACGATGGTCGTGGTCACCCACGAGATGGGATTCGCCCGTTCGGCGGCCAACCGCGTCGTCTTCATGGCGGACGGACGCATCGTCGAAGAGGCTGTGCCGGACCAGTTCTTCAGCAACCCGCGCAGCGACCGGGCGAAGGACTTTCTGTCGAAGATCCTGCACCACTGA
- a CDS encoding response regulator transcription factor yields the protein MRLLLVEDDNHVAAALSAVLARHGFAVTHARSGEEALQALVPEGNGFGVVLLDLGLPDQDGYEVCGKIRKRTSTPVIMVTARADVRSRIHGLNLGADDYVVKPYDTGELLARIHAVARRTVPDDAASPGDDALHLGPVRIELPTRQVSVDGSVVQLTRKEFDLLALLAQRPGVVFRREQIISEVWRTSWEGTGRTLEVHVASLRSKLRMPALIETVRGVGYRLVAPAA from the coding sequence ATGAGACTGCTCCTCGTCGAGGACGACAACCACGTCGCAGCCGCTCTGTCCGCGGTCCTCGCCCGCCACGGCTTCGCCGTCACCCACGCCCGCAGCGGCGAGGAGGCCCTCCAGGCCCTCGTCCCGGAGGGCAACGGCTTCGGAGTGGTGCTCCTCGACCTCGGCCTGCCCGACCAGGACGGATACGAGGTCTGCGGCAAGATCCGCAAGCGGACCAGTACCCCCGTGATCATGGTGACCGCGCGCGCGGACGTACGCTCCCGGATCCACGGACTCAACCTCGGCGCCGACGACTACGTGGTGAAGCCCTACGACACCGGGGAACTCCTCGCCCGTATCCACGCCGTCGCCCGGCGCACCGTCCCCGACGACGCGGCGTCCCCCGGTGACGACGCGCTGCACCTGGGGCCCGTCCGTATCGAGCTGCCCACCCGGCAGGTCAGCGTCGACGGTTCGGTCGTCCAGCTCACCCGCAAGGAGTTCGATCTGCTGGCCCTCCTCGCCCAGCGGCCCGGCGTGGTGTTCCGGCGGGAGCAGATCATCAGTGAGGTCTGGCGCACCAGCTGGGAGGGGACCGGCCGCACCCTGGAGGTGCATGTCGCGTCGCTGCGCTCCAAGCTGCGCATGCCGGCCCTGATCGAGACCGTGCGCGGCGTCGGCTACCGGCTCGTCGCACCCGCCGCGTAG
- a CDS encoding sensor histidine kinase, with translation MRTRLLPLLIVLMAAILLALGIPLAASLAAAQQQNVVVDRIDDTARFASLAQFVADRPEGSRVSATEQRGETLRQELGTYQKLYGINAGVFYRDDDIMANAPGDWTIPRKGEVRAAFDEALQSRRSHDPAQVWPWQRDRLVVASPVIRDGDVVAVVVTDSPTGQMRSRILHGWLVIGAGEIGAMLLALGAALRLTGWVLRPVRVLDATTHDIATGSLKSRVAAAGGPPELRRLARSFNEMADNVQEVLEQQRAFVADASHQLRNPLSALLLRIELLALELPEGNEEITAVRTEGKRLAHVLDDLLDLALAEHADADLRLTDIGELTAERVASWSPVADDKGVRLVGTCPATTAWVDAVALSSALDAVIDNALKFTPEGESVEVGVASNGEVSTIVVTDRGPGLSDEDLARVGDRFWRSAGHQNIKGSGLGLSISRALLSAGGGSIAYAHHEPHGLKVTVTVPRTMPGA, from the coding sequence GTGCGCACACGCCTCCTTCCGCTGCTCATCGTCCTGATGGCGGCCATCCTGCTCGCCCTGGGCATCCCGCTCGCCGCGAGCCTGGCGGCCGCCCAGCAGCAGAACGTGGTCGTCGACCGCATCGACGACACGGCCCGCTTCGCGTCCCTGGCCCAGTTCGTGGCCGACCGCCCGGAGGGCTCACGGGTCAGCGCCACCGAACAGCGCGGCGAGACGCTCCGGCAGGAACTGGGCACTTATCAGAAGCTGTACGGGATCAACGCGGGCGTCTTCTACCGCGACGACGACATCATGGCCAACGCGCCCGGGGACTGGACCATACCCAGGAAGGGCGAGGTGCGCGCCGCGTTCGACGAAGCGCTCCAGAGCCGCCGCAGCCATGACCCGGCGCAGGTCTGGCCGTGGCAGCGGGACCGTCTCGTCGTCGCGTCCCCCGTCATTCGGGACGGTGACGTCGTCGCGGTCGTGGTCACCGACTCGCCCACCGGACAGATGCGGTCCAGGATCCTGCACGGCTGGCTCGTCATCGGCGCGGGCGAGATCGGCGCGATGCTCCTCGCGCTGGGTGCGGCCCTGCGGCTGACCGGCTGGGTGCTGCGGCCCGTACGCGTCCTCGACGCCACCACCCACGACATCGCGACCGGCAGCCTGAAGTCCCGGGTCGCCGCCGCAGGCGGACCGCCGGAGCTCAGGCGGCTGGCCCGGTCCTTCAACGAGATGGCCGACAACGTCCAGGAGGTCCTGGAGCAGCAGCGCGCCTTCGTCGCCGACGCCTCCCACCAGTTGCGCAACCCGCTGTCGGCCCTGCTGCTGCGCATCGAACTGCTGGCCCTCGAACTGCCCGAGGGCAACGAGGAGATCACCGCCGTCCGTACGGAGGGCAAGCGCCTGGCCCATGTCCTGGACGACCTCCTGGACCTCGCTCTCGCCGAGCACGCCGACGCGGACCTGCGGCTCACCGACATCGGCGAGCTCACCGCCGAACGTGTCGCCTCCTGGTCGCCGGTCGCCGACGACAAGGGCGTACGGCTTGTCGGTACGTGCCCTGCCACGACCGCGTGGGTCGATGCCGTCGCCCTGTCCAGCGCGCTGGACGCGGTCATCGACAACGCGCTGAAGTTCACACCCGAGGGAGAGTCCGTCGAGGTGGGGGTGGCCTCGAACGGCGAGGTCTCGACGATCGTCGTCACCGACCGCGGGCCCGGCCTGAGCGACGAGGACCTGGCCCGTGTCGGCGACCGCTTCTGGCGCAGCGCGGGCCACCAGAACATCAAGGGCTCGGGTCTGGGCCTCTCGATCTCCCGGGCACTGCTCTCGGCTGGCGGCGGCTCCATCGCGTACGCCCACCACGAGCCGCACGGGCTGAAGGTGACCGTGACGGTGCCGCGGACGATGCCCGGGGCCTGA
- a CDS encoding TAXI family TRAP transporter solute-binding subunit: MFQALSPLGRRRALQGSAAAFVAFGLLLWWLLPLGESSPGGKVVFSTGTRTGVYQLYGNLLQDALAKDMPRLEVDLQQSEGSQENVERVATGEADFTIAAADAVEKYKASGKPGADQLRGCARLYDDYVHVVVPQDSPVNSIADLKGKKVAMGQQGSGVLLIAEHVLAAADLGPKDVKPVYAGIADMPRMLEKKKIDAFFWSGGLPTGAVTDLSMRFDIKLVPITADLVARLHRPNAGSSYYRSALMPADTYHGGRNEAAVPTIAVANLLVTRAGTDATLTEGMTRTVINSRDRIGKEVHAAQRVDLRTAIYTDPLELHEGAQRYYRSNKP, translated from the coding sequence ATGTTCCAGGCACTCTCCCCCCTCGGCCGACGCCGGGCCCTGCAGGGTTCGGCCGCCGCCTTCGTGGCCTTCGGGCTGCTCCTGTGGTGGCTGCTGCCCCTGGGCGAGAGCTCACCGGGCGGAAAGGTCGTCTTCAGTACGGGGACCCGGACCGGCGTGTACCAGCTGTACGGGAACCTGCTGCAGGACGCGCTGGCCAAGGACATGCCGCGCCTGGAGGTGGACCTGCAGCAGAGCGAGGGATCCCAGGAGAACGTGGAACGGGTGGCCACCGGAGAGGCCGACTTCACCATCGCGGCGGCCGACGCGGTCGAGAAGTACAAGGCGAGCGGCAAACCCGGCGCGGACCAGTTGCGCGGCTGCGCGCGTCTGTACGACGACTACGTGCACGTGGTCGTTCCCCAGGACTCCCCGGTGAACTCCATCGCGGACCTGAAGGGCAAGAAGGTGGCGATGGGCCAGCAGGGATCCGGGGTGCTCCTCATCGCGGAGCACGTGCTGGCGGCGGCCGACCTCGGCCCGAAGGACGTCAAACCGGTGTACGCCGGTATCGCGGACATGCCCAGGATGCTGGAGAAGAAGAAGATCGACGCGTTCTTCTGGTCCGGCGGACTCCCGACCGGTGCCGTGACCGACCTCTCCATGCGTTTCGACATCAAGCTGGTCCCGATCACGGCGGACCTGGTCGCGAGACTGCACCGGCCGAACGCGGGATCCAGTTACTACCGGTCGGCCCTCATGCCGGCGGACACCTACCACGGGGGCCGCAACGAGGCCGCGGTCCCGACCATCGCGGTGGCGAACCTGCTGGTGACACGGGCCGGGACGGACGCGACACTCACCGAGGGAATGACCCGGACGGTGATCAACAGCCGTGACCGCATCGGCAAGGAGGTGCACGCCGCACAGCGCGTGGACCTGAGGACCGCCATCTACACCGACCCTCTGGAACTGCACGAGGGCGCCCAGCGCTACTACCGCTCGAACAAGCCGTAA
- the miaB gene encoding tRNA (N6-isopentenyl adenosine(37)-C2)-methylthiotransferase MiaB, with protein MSSSDRSRAVDLTRTYEVRTYGCQMNVHDSERLSGLLEDAGYVRAPEGSDGDADVVVFNTCAVRENADNRLYGNLGRLAPMKTKRPGMQIAVGGCLAQKDRDTIVKRAPWVDVVFGTHNIGKLPVLLERARVQEEAQVEIAESLEAFPSTLPTRRESAYAAWVSISVGCNNTCTFCIVPALRGKEKDRRTGDILAEIEALVGEGVSEITLLGQNVNAYGSDIGDREAFSKLLRACGKIEGLERVRFTSPHPRDFTDDVIAAMAETPNVMPQLHMPMQSGSDTVLKAMRRSYRQDRFLGIIDKVRASIPHAAITTDIIVGFPGETEEDFEQTLHAVREARFAQAFTFQYSKRPGTPAATMEGQIPKEVVQARYERLVALQEEISWDENKKQVGRTLELMVAEGEGRKDGATHRLSGRAPDNRLVHFTKPDTEVRPGDVVTVEITYAAPHHLLAEGPTLDVRRTRAGDAWEKRNTAEAAKPVGVMLGLPQIGVPEPLPVATGSGCALD; from the coding sequence ATGAGCAGCAGCGACCGGAGCCGGGCAGTGGACCTGACCAGAACGTATGAAGTGCGCACTTACGGATGTCAGATGAACGTCCACGACTCCGAGCGGCTCTCAGGGCTGCTGGAGGACGCCGGTTACGTACGCGCTCCCGAAGGCTCCGACGGTGACGCCGACGTCGTCGTCTTCAACACCTGCGCGGTGCGGGAGAACGCCGACAACCGTCTCTACGGCAACCTCGGCAGGCTCGCGCCGATGAAGACGAAGCGGCCCGGCATGCAGATCGCCGTCGGTGGCTGTCTCGCCCAGAAGGACCGCGACACCATCGTGAAGAGGGCGCCCTGGGTGGACGTCGTCTTCGGGACGCACAACATCGGCAAGCTCCCCGTCCTGCTGGAGCGCGCCCGCGTCCAGGAAGAGGCACAGGTCGAGATCGCCGAGTCGCTGGAGGCGTTCCCGTCGACGCTGCCGACCCGCCGCGAGAGCGCGTACGCGGCCTGGGTCTCCATCTCCGTCGGCTGCAACAACACGTGCACCTTCTGCATCGTCCCGGCGCTGCGCGGCAAGGAGAAGGACCGTAGGACCGGCGACATCCTGGCCGAGATCGAGGCCCTCGTCGGCGAGGGCGTCTCCGAGATCACCCTGCTCGGGCAGAACGTGAACGCCTACGGTTCCGACATCGGCGACCGTGAGGCCTTCAGCAAGCTCCTGCGGGCCTGCGGGAAGATCGAAGGACTGGAACGGGTGCGCTTCACCTCGCCGCATCCGCGCGACTTCACGGACGACGTCATCGCCGCGATGGCCGAGACGCCGAACGTCATGCCGCAGCTGCACATGCCGATGCAGTCCGGCTCCGACACCGTCTTGAAGGCGATGCGCCGCTCCTATCGCCAGGACCGGTTCCTCGGGATCATCGACAAGGTGCGCGCCTCGATCCCGCACGCCGCGATCACCACCGACATCATCGTGGGCTTCCCCGGCGAGACCGAGGAGGACTTCGAGCAGACCCTCCACGCGGTCCGCGAGGCCCGCTTCGCGCAGGCGTTCACGTTCCAGTACTCCAAGCGTCCCGGTACCCCCGCGGCCACCATGGAGGGGCAGATCCCCAAGGAGGTCGTGCAGGCGCGCTACGAGCGTCTCGTCGCCCTCCAGGAGGAGATCTCCTGGGACGAGAACAAGAAGCAGGTCGGCCGCACGCTGGAGCTGATGGTCGCCGAGGGCGAGGGCCGCAAGGACGGCGCCACGCACCGCCTCTCCGGCCGCGCCCCCGACAACCGCCTGGTGCACTTCACCAAGCCCGACACCGAGGTGCGCCCCGGCGACGTCGTCACCGTCGAGATCACCTACGCCGCCCCGCACCACCTCCTCGCCGAGGGGCCCACGCTGGACGTGCGCCGCACGCGCGCGGGGGACGCCTGGGAGAAGCGCAACACCGCCGAGGCAGCGAAGCCGGTCGGCGTCATGCTGGGGCTGCCGCAGATCGGCGTCCCGGAACCGCTGCCGGTCGCCACCGGCAGCGGCTGCGCTCTGGACTGA
- a CDS encoding class III extradiol dioxygenase subunit B-like domain-containing protein — MLVAAAVCPCPPLLVPEVAAGAAPELDAARAACTDALGVLAAARPDRLVVVGPAEESGRGPHPEGAHGSFRGFGVDLDVRLGGNGRQNGTEPSSDARGRVLPASLAVAAWLLGRTGWSAAPVEGLGVGEPLAAERCADVGRQVAAGPERLALLVMGDSSACRTLKAPGYLDERAAGFDAEVARALGTADVAALQALDAGLAYELKASGRAPWQVLAGAAQGADLDGTLLYEDAPYGVGYLIATWS; from the coding sequence ATGCTTGTCGCCGCCGCCGTGTGCCCCTGCCCGCCCCTGCTCGTGCCCGAGGTGGCCGCGGGGGCCGCGCCCGAACTCGACGCGGCCCGGGCCGCCTGCACGGACGCCCTGGGGGTACTGGCCGCCGCCCGCCCGGACCGGCTGGTTGTCGTGGGACCCGCCGAGGAGAGCGGGCGCGGACCGCATCCGGAGGGCGCCCACGGTTCGTTCCGCGGGTTCGGTGTCGACCTCGACGTGCGGCTCGGCGGGAACGGACGCCAGAACGGCACCGAGCCCTCTTCCGACGCCCGCGGACGGGTGCTCCCGGCCTCGCTGGCGGTCGCCGCCTGGCTGCTCGGCCGCACGGGTTGGTCGGCCGCTCCCGTCGAGGGCCTCGGGGTGGGGGAACCACTCGCCGCCGAGCGGTGTGCCGACGTCGGACGGCAGGTCGCCGCCGGTCCCGAGCGGCTGGCCCTGCTGGTAATGGGCGACTCCAGCGCGTGCCGCACGCTCAAGGCACCGGGCTACCTGGACGAGCGGGCGGCGGGCTTCGACGCGGAGGTCGCGCGTGCACTGGGCACGGCGGACGTGGCCGCCCTCCAGGCCCTGGACGCCGGGCTGGCGTACGAGCTGAAGGCGTCGGGCCGGGCCCCCTGGCAAGTGCTCGCGGGCGCGGCCCAGGGAGCGGACCTCGACGGCACCCTCCTGTACGAGGACGCCCCCTACGGAGTCGGCTACCTGATCGCGACCTGGTCGTAG
- a CDS encoding gliding motility protein, with translation MVDATAGAADATAADAAAEPGTGSEAGAGPAPSASASVTAESGEAAAEAVEIPKQQSAAKAADSEVGENARQ, from the coding sequence GTGGTCGATGCGACTGCCGGCGCCGCCGATGCCACCGCCGCCGACGCTGCCGCCGAGCCGGGCACCGGGTCCGAGGCCGGGGCCGGGCCCGCACCGTCCGCGTCCGCGTCCGTGACTGCGGAGAGCGGCGAGGCCGCGGCGGAGGCCGTCGAGATCCCCAAGCAGCAGTCCGCCGCGAAGGCGGCCGACAGCGAGGTCGGCGAGAACGCCCGTCAGTGA
- the miaA gene encoding tRNA (adenosine(37)-N6)-dimethylallyltransferase MiaA, producing MSRAAPVPRVIAVVGPTAAGKSDLGVHLAQHLGGEVVNADSMQLYRGMDIGTAKLTPQERGGVPHHLLDIWDVTVTASVAEYQRLARIRIDALLAENRWPILVGGSGLYVRGAVDNLEFPGTDPEVRARLEEELTLRGSGALHARLAVADPEAAHAILPSNGRRIVRALEVIEITGRPFTANLPGHDSVYDTLQIGVDVARPELDERIARRVDRMWEGGLGEEVRALEAQGLREGRTASRALGYQQMLTALSGECTDDEARAETVRATKRFARRQDSWFRRDPRVHWLSGASADLTELPQLALALVERPVTA from the coding sequence GTGAGTAGAGCAGCTCCCGTTCCGCGGGTCATCGCCGTCGTGGGTCCCACCGCGGCCGGAAAGTCCGATCTCGGCGTCCACCTCGCCCAACACCTCGGCGGTGAGGTCGTCAACGCAGACTCGATGCAGCTCTACCGGGGGATGGACATCGGCACCGCCAAGCTGACGCCCCAGGAGCGCGGCGGTGTTCCCCACCACCTGCTGGACATCTGGGACGTGACGGTGACGGCGAGCGTCGCCGAGTACCAGCGGCTCGCGCGCATCCGCATCGACGCGCTGCTCGCGGAGAACCGCTGGCCCATCCTCGTAGGCGGCTCCGGCCTGTACGTCCGGGGTGCCGTCGACAACCTCGAATTCCCCGGCACGGATCCCGAGGTACGGGCGCGCCTGGAGGAGGAACTGACGCTGCGGGGTTCCGGCGCCCTGCACGCCAGGCTGGCCGTCGCGGACCCCGAGGCCGCCCACGCGATCCTGCCGAGCAACGGCCGCCGTATCGTCCGGGCCCTCGAAGTCATCGAGATCACCGGCAGGCCCTTCACCGCCAACCTCCCGGGCCACGACTCCGTCTACGACACCCTCCAGATCGGCGTCGACGTGGCGCGCCCCGAGCTGGACGAGCGCATCGCCCGCCGAGTGGACCGCATGTGGGAGGGGGGCCTCGGCGAGGAAGTGCGCGCACTGGAGGCGCAGGGGTTGCGTGAGGGGCGTACGGCGTCGCGCGCACTCGGCTACCAGCAGATGCTCACGGCGCTCTCCGGGGAGTGCACCGACGACGAGGCGCGAGCCGAGACCGTACGTGCCACCAAGCGCTTCGCGCGCCGTCAGGATTCATGGTTCAGACGGGATCCGCGGGTGCATTGGCTCAGTGGGGCCTCGGCGGACCTCACAGAACTTCCGCAGCTTGCGTTGGCGTTGGTCGAACGACCGGTCACAGCCTGA
- the dapF gene encoding diaminopimelate epimerase: MSTRIAFLKGHGTENDFVIVPDPDNTIDLPAATAAALCDRRAGIGGDGLLHVVRSAAHPEARSMAAEAEWFMDYRNGDGSIAEMCGNGVRVFARYLQRAGHVAEGDLAVATRAGVKTVHLSKEGDITVGMGRAILPEGDVTVTVGDRTWPARNVNMGNPHAVAFVEDLDHAGHLYTPPPFSPPSAYPDGVNVEFVVDRGLHHVALRVHERGSGETRSCGTGACAVAVAAARRDGADPAVTGTPATYTVDVPGGRLVITERPDGEIEMTGPAVIVAEGEIDTEWLENATP, translated from the coding sequence ATGAGCACGCGGATCGCCTTCCTCAAGGGGCACGGGACCGAGAACGACTTCGTGATCGTCCCGGACCCCGACAACACCATCGACCTGCCCGCGGCCACCGCCGCCGCCCTGTGTGACCGCCGCGCGGGCATCGGCGGGGACGGCCTGCTGCATGTCGTACGGTCCGCCGCGCACCCCGAGGCCCGTTCGATGGCGGCCGAAGCGGAATGGTTCATGGACTACCGCAACGGCGACGGCTCGATCGCGGAGATGTGCGGCAACGGAGTGCGCGTGTTCGCCCGCTACCTCCAGCGCGCCGGACATGTCGCCGAAGGTGACCTCGCGGTCGCCACGCGCGCGGGCGTGAAGACCGTGCACCTCTCCAAGGAGGGCGACATCACGGTCGGCATGGGCAGGGCGATCCTCCCCGAGGGCGACGTCACGGTGACCGTCGGAGACCGCACCTGGCCCGCCCGCAACGTGAACATGGGCAACCCCCACGCGGTGGCCTTCGTGGAGGACCTGGACCACGCCGGACATCTGTACACCCCACCGCCGTTCAGCCCACCGTCCGCGTACCCGGACGGCGTGAACGTCGAGTTCGTCGTCGACCGTGGCCTTCATCACGTTGCTCTGCGTGTTCACGAGCGGGGCTCGGGCGAGACCCGCTCGTGTGGCACGGGCGCGTGCGCCGTGGCCGTGGCCGCCGCGCGCAGGGACGGCGCCGACCCCGCGGTGACCGGTACTCCGGCCACATACACCGTCGACGTGCCCGGGGGACGGCTCGTGATCACCGAGCGCCCCGACGGCGAGATCGAGATGACAGGGCCTGCGGTGATCGTCGCAGAGGGTGAGATCGACACCGAATGGCTCGAAAACGCGACCCCCTGA